A window of the Sporosarcina sp. FSL K6-2383 genome harbors these coding sequences:
- a CDS encoding AI-2E family transporter, with the protein MGLSGKQQSTADKVSNKESGATSNIIRFLGGRSTLFVLVSILLIGLIILLFNQISFIFYPITVFFSTVVLPVILATIAYYLLRPLLRLLEKMRIPRIWGILILLIGAIGLITALVFLVLPFLKEQFHNLVEEFPTYFSQLLLNIDTFLRTSIFASYYEGLDININTILETSQGDIGKFFTDTIGGIASGITSFISAFTGIILAIITVPFILFYLLKDGEKLPRFFVKMLPPRMRKEATLILRESDHQISSYIQGQILVAICIGIMVSIGFFIIDMEYALLLGVLAMFTSVVPYLGPLIAITPAVIIAIVTSPFMLIKLAIVWTIVQLVEGKFISPQIMGKSLQVHPITIIFVLLTAGSLFGVAGVVLGIPGYALLKVVVNHLFKLFKLRYNKYVATENMQYEMAESQESGE; encoded by the coding sequence ATGGGACTTAGTGGAAAGCAACAATCGACGGCAGATAAAGTGAGCAACAAGGAAAGTGGCGCAACATCAAATATAATTCGCTTTCTTGGAGGACGAAGTACATTGTTCGTCCTCGTTTCAATCTTACTAATCGGTCTAATCATTCTCCTGTTCAATCAAATTTCTTTTATATTTTATCCGATTACTGTCTTTTTCTCGACGGTTGTATTACCAGTCATTCTTGCTACAATTGCTTACTACTTACTCAGACCATTATTACGTTTACTCGAAAAAATGCGAATACCACGTATCTGGGGAATTCTCATTTTATTAATTGGAGCAATTGGACTAATTACGGCGTTAGTTTTTCTGGTGTTACCTTTTCTAAAAGAGCAATTTCATAATCTTGTTGAAGAATTTCCAACTTATTTCAGTCAATTATTACTAAATATTGATACGTTTTTACGTACCTCTATTTTTGCTTCCTATTATGAAGGACTGGATATTAATATCAATACGATTCTTGAAACGAGTCAAGGAGATATTGGGAAGTTTTTCACGGATACGATTGGCGGAATTGCGAGTGGTATCACTTCGTTCATTTCCGCTTTTACGGGAATTATTCTTGCCATTATAACAGTCCCATTTATCTTGTTTTATCTTTTGAAAGACGGGGAAAAATTGCCTCGATTTTTTGTGAAGATGCTGCCGCCTCGTATGCGCAAGGAAGCAACGCTCATTCTTCGTGAGTCGGATCATCAAATTAGTTCATACATTCAAGGACAAATCTTGGTCGCGATTTGTATTGGGATTATGGTATCTATTGGCTTCTTTATTATTGATATGGAATATGCGCTACTTCTAGGCGTACTTGCAATGTTTACAAGTGTTGTTCCGTACCTTGGACCGCTGATTGCTATCACGCCAGCAGTGATTATTGCTATTGTTACATCACCGTTTATGCTGATTAAGTTGGCAATCGTCTGGACGATTGTTCAGCTTGTTGAAGGGAAATTCATCTCCCCACAAATTATGGGGAAATCACTACAAGTTCATCCAATTACTATTATATTTGTATTGTTAACTGCAGGTTCGCTATTTGGAGTTGCTGGAGTAGTTCTTGGAATACCAGGGTATGCATTATTAAAAGTGGTCGTCAATCATTTATTTAAATTGTTTAAATTGCGGTATAATAAATATGTAGCAACTGAAAATATGCAGTATGAAATGGCAGAAAGTCAGGAATCGGGGGAATGA
- a CDS encoding sporulation protein — protein sequence MVRQFMSTIEYKEMNVNTNIDGPNVAFGETLSGTIYIEGEASEELVDYIEIALLKRSVVDEDIIAKQSIEMMSDMKSKETWMIPFEMVPDERWEMEDEERTLMLRTTVYLKNGVHIQDEDAITYE from the coding sequence ATGGTAAGGCAATTTATGTCCACAATTGAATATAAGGAAATGAACGTAAATACAAATATTGATGGGCCGAACGTTGCATTCGGCGAAACGCTTTCTGGTACGATTTATATCGAAGGGGAAGCAAGTGAAGAGCTTGTCGATTATATCGAAATTGCTTTATTAAAACGATCGGTAGTAGATGAAGATATTATCGCGAAGCAATCGATTGAAATGATGAGCGATATGAAATCGAAGGAAACATGGATGATACCTTTTGAAATGGTACCCGACGAGCGATGGGAAATGGAAGATGAGGAACGTACACTAATGTTACGAACGACAGTTTATTTGAAAAACGGTGTTCATATTCAGGATGAAGATGCAATTACATATGAGTAA